A region of Kribbella sp. NBC_01245 DNA encodes the following proteins:
- a CDS encoding DUF4097 family beta strand repeat-containing protein: protein MSDYADELRDASIDRVRIEIGAGVVEIAPVDGDETHAFLEVLHGSGEGWVEDITFRVVGGELVVDTPKQSLRRSQEVRVRVETPGPIGARIKTGSGDVVATVPLTEPRLSTGSGDIRLDRADGTTTVGTGSGDIRIAHTTGPARLNTGSGEIEVSRTDALVAASTGSGDVRIGDAAGPVTIKVGSGDISIERVLGHSVATSGSGDVRVDRAEGPSVRAETARGDVQVGVPEGLPTYLDLKTVTGTIRCDLEPGEQPAEGDPSLLLRARTVSGDITVVRV, encoded by the coding sequence GTGAGCGACTACGCCGACGAACTGCGGGATGCCTCCATCGACCGGGTCCGGATCGAGATCGGCGCCGGCGTGGTGGAGATTGCGCCCGTCGACGGCGACGAGACGCACGCGTTCCTCGAGGTGCTGCACGGCTCCGGCGAAGGCTGGGTCGAGGACATCACCTTCCGGGTCGTCGGTGGCGAGCTCGTGGTCGATACGCCGAAGCAGTCGCTGCGGCGATCCCAGGAGGTCCGCGTCCGGGTCGAGACCCCGGGGCCGATCGGCGCCCGGATCAAGACCGGCTCCGGCGATGTCGTCGCGACCGTGCCGTTGACCGAGCCCCGGCTCTCCACCGGCTCGGGTGACATCCGACTGGACCGCGCGGACGGTACGACGACCGTCGGCACCGGCTCCGGCGACATCCGGATCGCCCACACCACCGGTCCGGCCCGGCTGAACACGGGGTCCGGTGAGATCGAGGTCTCGCGCACCGATGCGCTCGTGGCCGCGTCCACCGGATCCGGCGATGTCCGGATCGGCGACGCGGCCGGCCCGGTCACCATCAAGGTCGGCTCGGGCGATATCTCGATCGAGCGCGTGCTCGGCCATTCGGTCGCGACCTCCGGCTCGGGCGATGTCCGGGTCGACCGCGCCGAAGGCCCGAGTGTGCGGGCCGAGACCGCGCGTGGCGACGTCCAGGTCGGCGTACCGGAAGGCCTCCCGACGTACCTCGATCTCAAGACGGTGACCGGGACCATCCGTTGCGACCTGGAACCAGGCGAACAGCCGGCCGAGGGCGATCCGTCCCTGCTGCTGCGCGCCCGCACCGTCTCC